The DNA region AATCTACAAACATAATTGGGGGACTAAGAAATCTACAAAATATTTCGAAAGTCGTAGTAAGAATTAAAAAGATTATATGTAAAAGCCTATAAgcggaaaataaattaaaattcttgAGGTGCTATCTCCTTTGTCAATCCCCTTAGATCCACCATGCATTTcttattaattttcttattctttCCCCTTTCACAATGTAATTACATGATTTGCATAATTGCAATGCATAAGATAAGGGCTCTCCGCCGATACAATAAAACATGTTATTTTGTCTTAACAATCCTAACACACCTATATTGGACTTACCTACTTGTGtatagggttttttttttcgtgaatatatatatatatatatatatatatatatatatatatatatatatatatggggaaatcatgatatatatatatatatggggctGTTAACTTACACCCACTAGAattttagaaggagtaagttaacaagcaacaccttttcttttggacTAAAAAACTAATTCACTCAATTTTAAAGTAAAGCACGATCTTGGATAAAATTGTAATTtgcattttagtttttttattttaaattaaaaaaaaaaacatgatttcTCTCCCACGTCATGGGCATCATTGtatgtttcaactttcaaattCAATCGTAGGATTTTTCTCTCTTGCATCCTTTAACTTTGACCAAGTATGCCAAATTGCCAGTGCTATGAAGACGACGATCTActtattgttatcattattacacaatatatttttttattgaacaTTGCACACTataatttgaaagaaaaaaaaaagaataacctTTAAAAAGAACATGAGAAGAAGACATGAACAAGAACGTGGAGTACGATCGAACAATGAtgcccagaaaaaaaaaactgaaacccgttttaaaattgaaaataaaataataaaagaaaaaaaagaaaggcaAATTACAATAATGCAAAAAAGGTGCATTGTTTTAAAACTTGTGAGGTTGGTTTTTTAGTCCATGGATAAAAGGTGTAAGttgttaacttactccttctaaaatTCTAGTGGGTGTAAGTTAACAaacccctatatatatatatataattaatctGTCTTTCTTTATATGAGATGACATTTAAATTCTTGATAATCGGAggtttggagaatttgaaagtAATAGGTTGTCCTAGATGTTGGACAGTAATGCCATCTTTAGTTGTCATATAAGGgaagaatttttttatgaaggGTGTTCCAATAATTACCCTGCTACTCTTGAGTTGACCGCAGAATCCTGCTACGAGGATTTCTACAATTAAGGTTTCTGGACAGTTGTTTGAAGTGGAGTATGCTGTAGCAACCATTGttatattttggaggattttggtgatctCATATTCATTTTCACCGTCTATGTTCCATTCATAGATATTGTTGGCACTGAAACTCTTGAAATTAGAAGAATCCTTTTCTTCTAATAATAAGTCAGGAGCAGTAGCCCTATTGTAATAGAGTTTGGTTCCTTTTCTCcaattgtttatatatatatatatatatatatatatatatatataatagcacctaaaaatccaaaaaatttATGTGATAATGAAGATGGATGGACAAAATGTGACAAGGACCATAATAGCCCAATTTTTTTACATAGTGGTCCATGCTAGATCTTTAAGTCCACCCTAGACGCGAACAAAGAATTCTATTGTCATTTAAGTTATCAATCAAAATCTCATCATACTTCGATTCATTCTCAATTAAAATCAATAATGTGTAAGATCTTTACTTTTCTACCAAgtaatttcaacttttttttccccttatttatctataaaaGTTAACATTTTTCACTAGTTTTAAATTATGAAATTGATTTTCCTTATTCATCTCATTTTTACGAAAAATGAGATGAATGAGAGGTGGTGAATCTATAgtgtccaaaaataaaaaattgtccaATTTGATGTTTCCTTTAATGTTAGTTTACACCTTTATATCTTGCATTTGTCATTTACTCCGTTTTACTAATTTCAACTATTTTGTTTcctcaaaattaaaatattattagtaCATGATTAGATTTTTAAGTTTGTTGACACCGTTTGACATTCCAATATTAGTGCATGAttagatttatttattttttggtagAGGTGCACCATGATTAGATTACCTGTTAAGgtagaatatataaaaggaaattaataatattaaaaaaaatggtgATTTGGCGGCAAACCCTCTCCCCTCTATTTCTTTCTTGTCAATCAGAATTTTTTCTAAAAAGGCAAGAAATAATCTTTACTATGTAACATGATCCGGTCTTTTTTTGAGTGAACGTAAAACAGATATAAATAAAGACCGGATCATCACTTCCCTGCATCAGAGAAGGGAAGTTTCAGAGCAGAAAAGGAACATTTCGTGTCCTTGAGAGCAAGGAGAAGAAGGGTTACAAGAGAGAATACTCAAGAAGAGACCAGGTATGACTTACGGTAACTCTTATGTTGATTTCTTATTACGATGAGTTTGACTATTTCACACATGTTTCAAGATTACAATAATAAGGGTTCGTATCAGTAAAAGTTAAAACTCATGCGTAAATGAATCATATTCCATCATAGTTAAAATAATCAGCATTTTAAATTGTTGTCACGGTCACGTTTATGTTGCAAAATTGTAGAAAAATATGGGTTTATGTGGCCGTAATTGCTATTGAGATGCCGTTGCAGGGACTCATAAATCTTGATGTTGTTGCTGTAATTACGGTTGCGGACAACAATTTAAAACCCTAAGAATAATTAAACTTGGACACCCTAGGAAATCCCTAATAAGAGAACTGTTGAACATTATCCAACTGTCCTGAATACACAATTGATCAAAGAAGATACAACTAGGAAGTGCATTCTGCCTTTCTCCCCCAAGTCATGTGCCTTTCTAAATTCAGCAGTTTttttactcaatttttttttgtttgaattaaaaaattaagagtGACTTGATTTATGATTATGATCATTAGTCAGTGAATGAAGCAAGGTCAGTACTCAATGGTGGCTTGATTACAATTTATGAATGAATTCTTTACCATGACGTCAATGAAATAAACTTATGAATCTGTATTTGTGGTGTGCTTCAGGAATAACTCATGGCAATTGAAAGTGATTCTGCCCTTCTTCCGCGTTGCTTGAGGGCTGCAGCCTCTTTGACTTGCATTATTGCTGCCTCTTTGATGCTGACTGCACGTGAAAGAAGGATCTACGAGGAATATTTGGTCCATGTCTATTTTGGCGATTTGGCAGCCTATTGGTAAGTACATTAGCAAGTTCAATTGGGGAGAAACTCTTGCATTCCCAGGTTACTTATGACCACATTGGTTATAAATTTAATTCCAACTTTTGATAAGTCTCTTTGGTTCACTTTGTGTGACACTGTTTCAGGTGCTTTGTATTTGCAAATTATACAGTTGCAATTTACAGCGCTTTGGCAATTTTACTTCCAGCAAAAAGCCAACTGTGGCGATTCCTAGTGGCTTTAGATGGGGTACTAATCTCTATCCTGTTTGGATGTGAATCAAAAACCCTTATTGGAGCTTACCTAATGTATTTTTTAGTAGAGAAACTCCTATAAGTGCTATTTGGTTCATATCCATATAGTCTCTTATTCTCTTAACTTGTTAAGCTCTTTCTTTTTTAGTCATATTTATCATCATTTTGTAATTGGTTGATGCTGTGTTTGACTAGATTTTGGTAGTGATACTCTCCTCAAGTTGCTCAGCAGCATTAGCAGTTGCTCTACTGGAAAGGAATGGGAGCTTACATTCTGGTTGGTCGCCCATATGTCACGTAGTTTCATTTTATTGCCTCCGACTATTCTTAGCTGCTGGTTTTGGCTTTGTTGCTGTGATAATTTACGTGATGCTGCACTTGCTGTCCATTCAAGCTGCATTAAATTCCTTTCTCGTTGATAGTTAGAGGTTTAACTTCGCTTAGTTTTTTGGTGTTTAGAGAGAAATTTACAAGGAGTGCTACTGCGGAACTTTGcgtagttttttgtttttattacaACAATGGGTCTAAAACATCTGGTTATTACTTAGTATTTTTGTCAACATTGTCCTAGttagaaattatttttattatgtaATGATACCAGCATATTGTTTAAATGTCTTTTTTTGTTATCCCCTGCATATTCATGGATTTATCTATAGGTTTTATATGCTGCAAAATTAATAGTACTCTTGTAACAGTACTGCAATAACATCTGCCAcaatttcattttagtttaaaGTTTAAAATATTTGCTCAAAAAGTTAGAATTAGCATTGAAGTCCACAAGAACtttgagaactctgaaatggaTGCTACACTGCCTAAACTAGTATGCTACATCTGCAGATTTTTCTGCAATCACTGTGCTTGAAAAATTCATGAAAGAATAAGCAATGGTATGCTTTTGTCTAGTGAAAAAATAGATAGTGTTTAAGAATCAAGACAATCTACTGGACAAGATTTTATGTGCTATCAATATCCATGATCCATCACAACATTCTGATCTCTTTAGTTTTCTTCAACAGCTAAATTGCAACTGATAAGCTAATCAATACATGTTACTGATATTACAGTGTCACCTATAGACATGTAAACTTTTGGAATCATTTGTATGAAAGATGAGTGGTTTGAGCTAGGTCTAAATGCTAATCCTTAACTCTTCCCACAATCTTTGTTTTTTTCCGGGTTATGCCCCAAAAACAGATAAATAGTTCAAGCCAAATCCTGCAGCAGGGTATTTCTCGAGTATAGAATGACAGTAACTTTCCAATTCACTAATTACTTTTGTTTTGATCAAAAGTTCAAGACATGTTTCGCACGTCATAATGTGTACAAGAAGAACTACATACAATTAGCAACTAAACAATCACTCATAATAGTTAGtgtccttcataaatatatgtTCAAAATTTCCTACAGAACTTGTTAAGTTTTCCTGCATACAGGAGAAGGTTTATGGCCCTTGAGCAACTCAACCACCCTTCTCATTGAGGGTCTATTAATGGGAAATGCTGAGGTGCAGAGCAGAGCCACATTCAAAACCTTCTCAACCTCTTCATAATCACAAGTGTCTGGGTTCAATCTTGGGTCCACAATCTGAGACAGAACACAACTGAGACCTCCTCCGATGTTACTACCTTCAGGAGATGGTGATAAAGCAGTCTCAGTGACCCACTTCACTATATCTTTGCTCTCACCAAAGGAAGAGTCATTAGGCCTCTTTCCGGTAACCAATTCCATCAGTACCACACCAAAACTATACACATCGCTCTTCTCAGTCACTTTCAGTGTATAAGCATATTCTGCAATTGGATCAATTAGGTAGATATTTATAAGTTACCAATCAATTTTCCTAAAGTACACATTCATATTCATATAGATAACCAAAAACTTACCTGGAGCAATGTAACCATATGATCCTGCAACTCTGGACATAGGACCTTCCCCGGCCTCGCGCTGCAATGTCTTAGCCAATCCAAAGTCAGCTACGCGAGGAACAAAATCATGGTCTAGCAATATGTTATTACTCTTCACGTCCCGGTGAACAATCGCGGGCACACAATCATGGTGCAAATAGGCCAAACCCTGAGCTGCACCCACTGCAATGGTGAACCTTTTGGACCAATCCTCCAACTCCCCACATTTTTCAGCATGCAGAACATCACCCAAGCTCCCATTCTCCATGTACTCATAAACCAATATTCTGAATTCATCCCCACTGCAACTAAACAACAGTTTCACAATATTAGCATGCCTAATTACACCCAATGTCTCAATCTCCGACCTGAACACCGATTCCATGTCCGGTTTCTGCGTCCCGCCCCAGAGCTTTTTCACCGCCACGGTCTGCCCCGTCTTCAATTCCACCTTGTACACTTGCCCTGAACTACCACTCCCAATCACGTTCTCGCTGGTTATAAAAGGCATGATGTCTTCCTCATTGAACCCCACTCTTTTGAACATGGTTGTCATAAAGTTGCTACCTGTGGATTTTCCACGTGAATTTCTCTTCTGGAACCAAACCAGGGTCCCCACGAGAACCATAACACACATAGCTAAAATGATCACAACAACAAGAGGAATTGGTCTGTGTCTTGAACATGGATGCAGGGTTTTCATCACCTGGCTGCAGAGACCAGGGTTTCCCATGAGACTCTGCAAGTACCGTTGGTGGTTGAAACCTGAAGGAACCTCCCCGGACAAGTTATTATCAGAGAGGTTGAACTGGTTCAGTGTTAGCTTCGTCAAATCCACCGGAATCTCCCCGGTCAGCGAATTCGCGGCAAGGTCAAGGTATATTAAGTCCGGCAGGCTACCAAGCTCCGGCGGGATTTCACCGGAGAATCGGTTGTGCGACAAGTTCAGCTCGGTTAACTTAGTCCATGAGGTCACGTTACCCGGAATCTCGCAGGTGAACATGTTATCCTGCATCCTGAGCTTCTGCAACTTCCTCAACCCGGTAATGCAGGTAGGAACTTCACCGGTGAACCGGTTGTTGCTGATGTCAATCTCCAAGAGGTGAATGAGTTCGCAGATTCCCGCCGGTAACTTCCCGGAGAAGTTGTTAGAGGATAAAAGGAGCTTGGTGAGTCCCGTGGCGCCGGAGATGGAAGCAGAGAGAGGACCTTCGAACCTGTTGTTGTgcattttcataaagtaaagcCGTGGAAGGCTCCAAATCCGCGGCGGCACCTCGCCGGAGAATTCGTTAAACTCGATTCTCACGTATTCCAGGGAATGACAATTCTGGTACTCATCAGGGAGATTTCCAGAAAAACCATTCGTGAATGCGATGAGATTCTGAAGCTTGTTCCTCTCGCAGAGTAACTTGGGAAACTCTCCGGTGAAGTAATTCGATGAAACATCGAATTCCTCTATCGGAGAGTTTCGCCCCAGATCCTGAGGTAGTTTCCCGGTGAAGCTGTTGTTGAAGAGTCTCAGTTGAACCAGGTTCGGATTTGCAGCTAAGCTTTCAGGGACTTTACCTTCAAGAAGGTTGTCATTCAAGTTCAGAGAAGAGAGATTCAAGGAAGCTAGTTCCTCTGGGAATGCTCCGGTGAGAGCGTTCTGAGAGAGGTCTAAGTAAACCAAACTGGTGAGGTTTCCAAAGCCTTGAGGTATTTCACCGGAGAGATTGTTAAGGTAAAGCTCAATTTGAATCACACTTTTCAACCCTGAAATGGTGTTTGGAATCTCACCGGAGAGAAAGTTATCTGACAAATCCAAGTTGTTGAGTGATGCAAGGTTGCCAATGGAGCTTGGTATTTCTCCTATGAGGTTCAACTGGGTGAGGAACAAGTTTTCCAGGTTAGAAAGGTTTCCTATCTGGGAAGGTAATGGACCTGGTTTCATTGGATTGTAAGCTAATTCCAATCGAGTTAGCTCGCTGAGGTTGCCTAAGTATGGAGGAATTGTTCCGGTGAGAAGGTTCGCGGTTAAAACGAGCACGGTCAGCTTCGGAAACCGGCCGAAGCTGGCCGGAATGTTGCCGGTGAAGTTGTTCCTTGAGAGGTCTAGGTGTGTTAGCTTGGTGAACCCCGGTGGGAACTCCGGTAAGTCACCGACGAATAAGTTGTCGGAGAGGTTTAGGCGTTGGAGGTTGGAACAAGGGAGAAGTGTTTGTGGAGAGATTGAATTAGCATTGCTGAGGAAATTGCCTGCAACATTGAGGCTCTGGAGGGTGTGGATGCGGCAGAAACCGAACGGGAAATCGCCGTAAATTGCAGTTTCGGAGAGATCAATGGAGACAACTGATTTGTTTCTAGCATCGCAGGTGATGCCAGTCCAGTTACAAGGGTTGTGGTTTGTGGTTGAAACCCAGTCATGGAGGCTCTTGTTCTTGTCTTGAAGCTGTGTGTTCTTGACCCGGAGCAGAATCTCATAGTCTCTAGCCAGTGATGCTGTGGCAATTCCACTTGAGAACAGCAAGCATAGTAGCAAAATGGGGAAAGGATGTTGCTGCTGCATCCTCTAGAACACAGATA from Lotus japonicus ecotype B-129 chromosome 2, LjGifu_v1.2 includes:
- the LOC130735862 gene encoding CASP-like protein 1C1, which translates into the protein MAIESDSALLPRCLRAAASLTCIIAASLMLTARERRIYEEYLVHVYFGDLAAYWCFVFANYTVAIYSALAILLPAKSQLWRFLVALDGILVVILSSSCSAALAVALLERNGSLHSGWSPICHVVSFYCLRLFLAAGFGFVAVIIYVMLHLLSIQAALNSFLVDS
- the LOC130740948 gene encoding LRR receptor-like serine/threonine-protein kinase HSL2, giving the protein MQQQHPFPILLLCLLFSSGIATASLARDYEILLRVKNTQLQDKNKSLHDWVSTTNHNPCNWTGITCDARNKSVVSIDLSETAIYGDFPFGFCRIHTLQSLNVAGNFLSNANSISPQTLLPCSNLQRLNLSDNLFVGDLPEFPPGFTKLTHLDLSRNNFTGNIPASFGRFPKLTVLVLTANLLTGTIPPYLGNLSELTRLELAYNPMKPGPLPSQIGNLSNLENLFLTQLNLIGEIPSSIGNLASLNNLDLSDNFLSGEIPNTISGLKSVIQIELYLNNLSGEIPQGFGNLTSLVYLDLSQNALTGAFPEELASLNLSSLNLNDNLLEGKVPESLAANPNLVQLRLFNNSFTGKLPQDLGRNSPIEEFDVSSNYFTGEFPKLLCERNKLQNLIAFTNGFSGNLPDEYQNCHSLEYVRIEFNEFSGEVPPRIWSLPRLYFMKMHNNRFEGPLSASISGATGLTKLLLSSNNFSGKLPAGICELIHLLEIDISNNRFTGEVPTCITGLRKLQKLRMQDNMFTCEIPGNVTSWTKLTELNLSHNRFSGEIPPELGSLPDLIYLDLAANSLTGEIPVDLTKLTLNQFNLSDNNLSGEVPSGFNHQRYLQSLMGNPGLCSQVMKTLHPCSRHRPIPLVVVIILAMCVMVLVGTLVWFQKRNSRGKSTGSNFMTTMFKRVGFNEEDIMPFITSENVIGSGSSGQVYKVELKTGQTVAVKKLWGGTQKPDMESVFRSEIETLGVIRHANIVKLLFSCSGDEFRILVYEYMENGSLGDVLHAEKCGELEDWSKRFTIAVGAAQGLAYLHHDCVPAIVHRDVKSNNILLDHDFVPRVADFGLAKTLQREAGEGPMSRVAGSYGYIAPEYAYTLKVTEKSDVYSFGVVLMELVTGKRPNDSSFGESKDIVKWVTETALSPSPEGSNIGGGLSCVLSQIVDPRLNPDTCDYEEVEKVLNVALLCTSAFPINRPSMRRVVELLKGHKPSPVCRKT